In Selenomonas sp. TAMA-11512, a genomic segment contains:
- a CDS encoding helix-turn-helix domain-containing protein yields the protein MVNVDRLRGRMVEYKVNADKMASLLGINRSTFYRKLESDGEAFTIREVNIIAETLKLNLADLNAIFFGIEVA from the coding sequence ATGGTAAACGTAGATAGATTGCGTGGGCGGATGGTTGAGTATAAAGTGAATGCTGATAAAATGGCGTCTTTACTTGGGATCAATCGATCCACATTCTATCGGAAACTAGAGAGTGATGGGGAGGCTTTTACAATTCGGGAAGTTAACATTATTGCTGAAACATTGAAACTTAATCTTGCAGACTTAAATGCTATTTTTTTTGGAATAGAAGTCGCATAA
- a CDS encoding type II toxin-antitoxin system MqsA family antitoxin, translated as MNKCTFCKGSTREGLSTFTVEIDSSVVVIRNVPSMICEQCGEIYYTTEVMTRMYQIAQLVKDSMSEVAIVNYHPAA; from the coding sequence ATGAATAAGTGCACATTCTGCAAAGGTTCAACGAGGGAGGGACTTTCCACATTTACGGTTGAGATCGACTCCAGCGTCGTTGTGATTCGTAATGTTCCGTCCATGATCTGCGAGCAGTGCGGCGAGATCTACTACACAACAGAGGTCATGACTCGCATGTATCAGATCGCACAGCTGGTGAAAGACTCCATGTCGGAAGTGGCGATCGTGAACTACCATCCGGCGGCATAG
- a CDS encoding S24 family peptidase, which produces MTIGSRIREYRKKLDLSVDDVAEKLGKNRATIYRYESDDIENLPASVLEPLAKILQTTPAELMGWKRESIDDFFALPNIEPYNPTMVPVIGSIAAGTPILAAENIEGYAPLQGKNADFALTVKGDSMIGDNIHPGDIVFIRQQPTIEIGEIAAVLIDGDATLKHFYRDSDSVTLVSSNPKYKPMVFRNGDCDEFRILGKAIAYLHDLE; this is translated from the coding sequence ATGACTATTGGTAGCCGCATACGAGAATATAGAAAAAAGCTAGACTTATCCGTTGATGATGTCGCTGAAAAGTTAGGAAAAAACAGAGCAACTATCTATCGCTATGAAAGCGATGATATAGAAAATTTGCCTGCATCTGTACTCGAACCGCTGGCAAAAATCCTACAGACAACTCCTGCTGAATTGATGGGTTGGAAAAGAGAAAGTATTGATGATTTCTTTGCCTTGCCAAACATCGAGCCATACAATCCGACGATGGTTCCCGTCATCGGCTCCATCGCCGCAGGCACTCCGATTCTCGCCGCCGAAAACATCGAAGGATACGCACCCCTACAAGGCAAAAACGCCGACTTCGCACTCACGGTCAAGGGCGACAGCATGATCGGCGATAACATACATCCCGGAGACATCGTCTTTATACGTCAGCAGCCGACCATTGAAATCGGCGAGATCGCCGCCGTCCTCATCGACGGCGATGCTACACTAAAGCACTTTTATCGAGACAGCGACTCTGTTACCCTTGTATCCTCCAACCCGAAATATAAACCCATGGTGTTCCGCAACGGCGACTGCGACGAGTTTCGAATCTTAGGTAAAGCCATCGCCTATTTACATGATCTGGAATGA